From one Triticum urartu cultivar G1812 chromosome 3, Tu2.1, whole genome shotgun sequence genomic stretch:
- the LOC125546076 gene encoding probable membrane-associated kinase regulator 2 — MESFSLLKYLRGGAVAGNQRTAVPATTIAALACEEGGEGGGSGGGADVVEDDAAFFDLEFAVPGDESAASDAEEERVEFNFSVAGDAASGGEVVAVEPVVPVSEAENGVGKEAEPAATAEAPAASFLRPATKFRVLLLKLRKPKVPVPAEGNAGGAAGGSPAPKTNRFLIKFRVDDAPFVSLFTRDNSSRTSDAGAGTGAARPAVQAPQPSDAVAITAEERRFAKEVMLKYLNKIKPLYVKVSRRYGERLRFAGASEGEETDAEPEPSPPPSATPSPAPSQPRAAPAPPPQPVVVACGVRAPRASVPAGLKQACKRLGKSRSASSAVAAAPSPSATPPTPAQPQRRDDSLLQLQDGIQGAIAHCKRSFNASKGSESPLLRSMTEPKADGAADTKDGVDGA, encoded by the exons ATGGAGTCGTTCAGCCTTCTCAAGTACCTGCGCGGCGGAGCGGTCGCCGGCAACCAGCGCACGGCCGTGCCGGCCACGACCATTGCCGCGTTGGCGTGTGAGGAAGGTGGTGAAGGGGGTGGAAGTGGTGGGGGCGCGGACGTGGTGGAAGACGACGCGGCCTTCTTCGACCTCGAGTTCGCGGTGCCGGGCGACGAGAGCGCCGCGTCGGACGCGGAGGAAGAGAGGGTCGAGTTCAACTTCTCCGTCGCCGGCGATGCCGCGTCCGGCGGCGAGGTGGTGGCCGTGGAGCCGGTGGTGCCGGTCAGTGAGGCTGAGAACGGCGTCGGGAAGGAGGCGGAGCCTGCTGCGACGGCGGAGGCCCCGGCGGCGTCGTTCCTCCGTCCGGCGACCAAGTTCCGCGTGCTTCTGCTTAAGCTGAGGAAGCCGAAGGTCCCCGTTCCGGCGGAGGGCAACGCGGGTGGTGCTGCCGGCGGTTCCCCGGCGCCCAAGACGAACCGCTTCTTGATCAAGTTCCGGGTGGACGACGCGCCGTTTGTGTCGCTCTTCACGCGTGACAACAGCTCTCGCACCTCCGACGCCGGCGCTGGCACCGGCGCGGCCAGGCCggcggtgcaggcacctcagccTTCCGACGCGGTGGCGATCACCGCCGAGGAGCGGCGCTTCGCCAAGGAGGTTATGCTCAAGTACCTGAACAAAATCAAGCCCCTGTACGTCAAGGTCTCCCGCCGCTACGGCGAGCGCCTACGGTTCGCCGGCGCCAGCGAGGGCGAGGAGACGGACGCGGAGCCCGAACCCTCGCCGCCCCCTTCCGCGACACCCTCCCCCGCCCCCTCCCAGCCTCGTGCGGCACCTGCCCCGCCGCCACAGCCCGTCGTCGTCGCGTGCGGCGTGCGCGCTCCGCGCGCCAGCGTGCCGGCCGGCCTGAAGCAGGCGTGCAAGCGCCTCGGCAAGAGCCGCTCCGCGTCCTCCGCCGTGGCGGCCGCGCCGTCGCCGTCGGCCACACCACCGACCCCCGCGCAGCCGCAGCGCCGCGACGACTCGCTGCTGCAGCTGCAGGACGGCATCCAGGGCGCCATTGCGCACTGCAAGCGCTCCTTCAACGCGTCCAAAG GGTCCGAGTCGCCGCTGCTGAGGTCCATGACGGAGCCGAAGGCCGACGGCGCGGCCGACACCAAGGACGGCGTCGACGGCGCGTGA
- the LOC125546075 gene encoding uncharacterized protein LOC125546075 — protein MERLVNVHYMDKEAFLSNNADTGEEPLVFYTSPSYEDVVAKVRQVLEWMDTNVDVKLIGRYDVGVGAKSRLKSMPITSDLHWDVYKEKVSQSEDKSLELFATKVESPRFTIDLNRHVSSPMDDMSERTMVPLVEHRVVVDAPNVYPPPRPRVPSIKANEVELYSPNASSQPPTSQANEVEVIASDEVIQEDEDVYDDDEEQEEGFHGNDVGDLNAYIAQKDMDRDLPFKRQYAYDSDDEGPVEQLDEDGFTKKENQIHFELTGLQKRTHLFKDLSLAHKAVVDGGMRMTAIEPTPCPDPGEPRVENEDENAYLKKGLKFLSLPMLKFWLADYAIRNHRPIYVEHSDMKLRYTVVCEQKECTWKVRARKLKETEEWVLKSCDTTHRCKPPSKRLRKTHRQLTSEYLGYKWMKDIAFDPTVKVRFLMRTVKKQFGYEVKYGKAWKAKANAIRMLYGGYEEAYNQLPRLLAAIAHRNPGMFHVVKDHEGVFHRAFWSYGQCVEAFQHCRPVLSIDGTFLTGRYKGTLMVAMTHSSNDNVLPCAFALVPSEHQDNWEWFTGHVRHNVIGAREVCIISDRHHGILKAMDIVIPGFPKLHHRWCMRHFMANFYRACKSKELSKDLTHVCVAFTTQGYDARYNKLFAAVNEGGKEFLTRNLSEKHKWARAHNDGGWRYGDMTSNLVECFNNVLKGARALPVTAIVEYTFFKLNEYFQRHSEETAKWIGEKKDYPEKVDEWLQLQASKSSRQQVIIFDRLEMIYQIDEPGGTTRDGRQYGGAAFEVKLKTRWCQCERPSKYHWPCSHLITAAKARNIHVNDGKTVRMQEFHVEATRLTWAPRFHPFLDQSQWPEYHGPHIRPDPLLKVETKGRRRTKRFRGDMDDLAGYIGMKQFGSGHFMEAPDIINCGVCGEGGHNERTCKNKKTKKRKTSRGGGTDGERGGRGDGGGGRGSTSVRGGSGGRRGSTSARGASVRRGSTSARGGGRASTSARGGGRASTSARGGGRVGTSARGGGGRRGSTSARGGGGRRGMVDNGSAFGYLLNPDG, from the coding sequence ATGGAGAGACTTGTTAATGTTCATTACATGGACAAGGAGGCATTCTTGAGTAACAATGCCGACACGGGTGAGGAACCATTGGTTTTTTATACAAGCCCTAGCTATGAGGATGTTGTTGCAAAAGTGAGACAAGTCTTAGAGTGGATGGACACCAATGTTGATGTTAAGTTAATAGGAAGGTATGATGTTGGAGTTGGAGCCAAATCTCGCTTGAAAAGTATGCCTATCACCTCGGATTTGCATTGGGATGTATACAAGGAAAAGGTATCCCAATCGGAAGACAAGTCACTTGAATTGTTTGCCACCAAGGTTGAATCTCCTCGGTTTACCATTGATTTGAACCGGCATGTCTCTTCCCCAATGGATGACATGAGCGAGAGGACAATGGTGCCACTTGTTGAGCATAGGGTTGTGGTTGATGCCCCCAATGTTTATCCCCCACCACGTCCCCGTGTACCATCTATCAAAGCAAATGAGGTTGAGTTGTATTCCCCCAATGCTTCTAGCCAACCACCAACTAGCCAAGCAAATGAAGTTGAGGTGATTGCTAGTGACGAAGTAATTCAAGAGGATGAAGATGTTTATGATGACGACGAAGAGCAAGAGGAAGGGTTTCATGGTAATGATGTTGGTGACTTGAATGCGTACATAGCGCAAAAGGACATGGATCGTGACTTGCCTTTTAAGCGTCAATATGCATATGACTCGGATGACGAGGGTCCAGTTGAACAGTTGGACGAGGATGGATTCACAAAGAAGGAGAACCAAATCCACTTTGAGCTGACAGGCTTACAAAAAAGAACTCACTTGTTTAAAGATCTCAGCCTTGCCCATAAAGCTGTTGTTGACGGTGGAATGAGAATGACGGCGATTGAGCCAACACCATGCCCGGATCCAGGAGAACCAAGGGTGGAGAATGAGGACGAGAATGCTTATTTGAAGAAAGGATTGAAGTTTCTGAGCTTGCCTATGCTGAAGTTTTGGTTGGCTGACTATGCCATTCGAAACCATAGGCCAATTTATGTTGAGCACTCGGACATGAAGTTGCGTTACACCGTGGTGTGTGAGCAAAAGGAATGCACATGGAAGGTTCGTGCAAGAAAGCTTAAAGAAACCGAAGAATGGGTGTTGAAAAGTTGTGATACCACTCATAGATGCAAACCGCCATCGAAACGACTTAGAAAGACACACCGTCAACTCACATCTGAGTATCTCGGATACAAATGGATGAAAGACATAGCCTTTGATCCCACTGTGAAAGTGAGGTTTCTCATGCGGACGGTGAAAAAACAATTTGGTTATGAAGTCAAGTATGGGAAGGCATGGAAGGCAAAGGCAAATGCTATTAGGATGTTGTATGGTGGTTATGAAGAAGCATACAACCAGCTCCCAAGGTTGTTGGCCGCGATTGCACATAGGAACCCGGGCATGTTTCATGTGGTCAAGGATCACGAGGGAGTGTTCCACCGTGCCTTCTGGAGTTATGGACAATGTGTGGAGGCGTTTCAGCATTGTCGTCCGGTCTTGTCTATAGATGGCACGTTCTTGACCGGTAGATATAAGGGCACACTAATGGTAGCAATGACGCACTCATCAAACGACAACGTGTTGCCGTGTGCATTTGCTTTGGTGCCTTCCGAGCACCAAGACAACTGGGAGTGGTTCACGGGTCATGTTAGGCACAACGTGATTGGGGCTAGGGAGGTATGCATCATATCGGACCGGCATCATGGCATACTCAAGGCAATGGACATTGTTATTCCAGGATTTCCAAAGCTTCACCACAGATGGTGCATGAGGCATTTCATGGCCAACTTTTACCGGGCATGTAAGAGCAAGGAGCTCAGCAAAGACCTTACCCATGTATGTGTGGCCTTCACCACGCAAGGTTACGATGCTCGGTACAACAAACTCTTTGCAGCGGTGAACGAAGGGGGAAAAGAGTTCTTAACTAGGAATTTAAGCGAGAAGCACAAGTGGGCACGCGCTCATAACGATGGTGGTTGGCGATATGGCGACATGACGAGCAATCTCGTAGAATGTTTCAACAATGTGTTGAAGGGTGCTCGTGCATTGCCGGTGACTGCAATAGTGGAGTACACCTTCTTCAAGCTTAATGAGTACTTTCAGAGGCATTCTGAAGAGACTGCAAAATGGATAGGTGAAAAAAAGGATTATCCGGAAAAGGTTGATGAATGGTTGCAGTTACAAGCAAGCAAGTCTTCACGGCAACAAGTTATCATATTCGATAGACTTGAAATGATCTATCAAATTGATGAGCCAGGTGGCACAACACGAGACGGTAGACAATATGGTGGTGCTGCATTTGAGGTGAAACTGAAGACTCGGTGGTGCCAGTGCGAGAGGCCTAGTAAGTATCATTGGCCATGCTCGCATTTGATAACGGCGGCGAAGGCGAGAAACATACATGTTAATGATGGAAAAACCGTGAGGATGCAAGAGTTCCATGTGGAAGCTACTAGGTTGACATGGGCGCCAAGATTTCACCCTTTCTTGGACCAATCACAGTGGCCTGAGTACCATGGCCCTCATATTAGGCCAGACCCTCTTCTGAAGGTGGAGACGAAGGGTAGAAGGAGAACTAAGAGGTTCAGGGGTGATATGGATGACCTGGCTGGATACATTGGCATGAAACAATTTGGTAGCGGTCATTTCATGGAGGCTCCTGACATTATCAACTGTGGGGTGTGCGGTGAAGGGGGACACAATGAGCGGACATGCAAGaataagaaaaccaaaaaaagaaaaacaagtcGTGGAGGCGGCACCGATGGTGAACGAGGTGGAAGAGGTGACGGTGGTGGTGGTCGAGGAAGCACAAGTGTCAGAGGTGGTAGTGGTGGTCGTAGAGGGAGCACAAGTGCTAGAGGTGCTAGTGTTCGTAGAGGGAGTACAAGTGCTAGAGGTGGTGGTCGAGCTAGCACAAGTGCTAGAGGTGGTGGTCGAGCTAGCACAAGTGCTAGAGGTGGTGGTCGAGTAGGCACAAGTGCTAGAGGTGGTGGTGGTCGGAGAGGAAGCACAAGTGCtagaggtggtggtggtcgtAGAGGAATGGTTGATAATGGATCGGCCTTCGGTTATTTGCTTAATCCAGATGGTTGA